Below is a genomic region from Oncorhynchus tshawytscha isolate Ot180627B unplaced genomic scaffold, Otsh_v2.0 Un_contig_3324_pilon_pilon, whole genome shotgun sequence.
tgttggttaattaagggcttgtaagtaagcatttcactgtaaggtctaaacctgttgtattcgacacaTAACATGAGATTTTATAACCATAGGCGAGTACATGAGGTGATCTGCAGGTGATCTGTCTATCTGGTCAACATCCCTGATACACTCCACCCTCTGATGATAATATGTAGAACTTAGAGAAACATGGATTCAAGTAGACTTCCTGGTCCTTCTCAGGGAACACACAGCAGTACAGCTCTGTGTAGATTCAGAGTAGATCTGAGTTCTGTATTGCACTTACAGTATATCAATTATTTGTACCATTGGCAGACATTGTATACCATTGACATATTTTTATATGCACAAAAAACAATGtaattttggttttgtacactgtCATATGATACGTGGGACTGAAAAGTACAATCTTAGGTGAGTACAAGGGGTGTTATATCTCAGCAGAGGGTCTGTCTATCTGGTCAACATCACTGATACAGATCCCCCTTCACCCTCTGGTGGTACGGATAACCTGTCATTACGTCTCCAGAGAAACCTATAAAACCAGCACTAAGGAGGGTCTTCTTCACAGACAACATCTTCTTTTGGTGTTGAGATGTGTTGCTTTTACTAGTTTAACTTGATATTTTGTTGTTTGGAAATATATAGTTGCTATTCCTCTGTCATCAAACTGTAGGTCAAAAGTAGCCATGTGCTCAGTAGCCAATCTGTTCAGAGAGAAGGAGCATGAAGGAGACAGACAAGAACCAAAGTAAATGTGTTTGTTGCTTTAATCAACAAGTTAACCTTTCCATTTTATATTGTGACACACATTTTAATGAGCtcatttgaataaaaaaatgaTGAAATGTGAAGAACTGAAAATGTGCATAAGATAAAACctagagacaagacagagacaagACCCAGAGACAAGACCCAGAGACAAGACCCAGAGACAAGACCCAGAGACAAGACCCAGAGACAAGACCCAGAGACAAGACCCAGAGACAAGACCTAGATACAAGACCTAGAGACAAGACCTAGAGAATTGTAATTGAAGTGAAGAAAGCTTTTATGGTAAACTCTGAAACAGCTTTTCATAGACATGTCCCTATATCTCACACACGATATAGGCATTGAAGGAGCAATCATATGTCACCTGCCATGCACCTGACTCTGTCAACATTGTACAGCCTCTATCCCCATCAGGCACTTTTGGTTCCCCATCTCCCCATTTGGAAAAGGTGAGGGGATGGCCTTTCAAATCTACCTGAAACTTCCCctctttcctgttgtccacaTTGAGCCATGCATTCTTCAAAGCCCCTTCAAAGACCTGAGTGAGAGCAATGTTTTCCTCCCGGTTCTTCGGCAAAGCCAACACCAAGCCCCTCTTGGTACAGAACTGAACAGCATCGTCAAAGGAACCCGGTCTCTTGTGTGACACAAAGTACTTCTTGTCAACTCTTCTGGTGAAGTCATAGTTTATGGCTGAAGAGAAACCAGGTATTAATGCAGTCAGTCGAACATTAAAAGGGAAAACAAAAGTAAACTTTTCATATTTCACAAATGCCAACACATGACTAAACTCACACCTCCTTTTCCCAAATTACGAATACTGCATAATTTACGTTGAATGGATGCTTAGTAAGAGACAATATAATCTACGGATGCagtatcttaatttgagccagtttcacACAGCAGGAAAATGaacctgcagcaacaggaaatatgaATAGTTATgaggattataatgaatggacattatTTGTAGGGACTGATGATCCATGTTTTGTTAAGGCAAAACAAGTCTGACATTTGTCAGTGGAAATTAAAACtatagaagcctttttaaaccttgaggaCACTAAAAGTTTGCATTTACGACTGTGCAGGATCATTCTCAgtgacaacagagtgatcaaattaagatccgggATCTGTAATGTTGCATTCAAGTACATATCCTCATGCTCTCTGAAATTCACTTCCTTACCCAACTCCAGTTTGACCAAGCTTTCTTGCAGGGGTTCCAGGTCTAAGTCTGTGAAAACAGAAGGTGTGACTAGAGAGAACcaaataataaatacataaccAGGAAGAGATCAATCAGCTGTATACCAGTAGCTCCTGCAGGGCCCGGGGGTCCAGGTGGACCAGGTGGACCAGGGACTCGTTCATCTCGACCAACTAAACAAGGAACTCCAGAGAGttcaggaggtccaggaggccCTATGGAGAGATAATAGAGATGTGGATGGACTTATCGTTAacgaaaatatgtttttttaaaggttttCCCAAATTTCCAAGATGGAGGAAAATCTTTACTTCATGAACAATTGAGTTCAAATATGTTCAGCATAACTCACTAAACACCAGCCCCTTTTCACAGGTTTACGGTACAAAGCCTCTTTCTAGGAATTGATGTGGTTATCTAATTGAGGTCTTCAGAGTTCTTTGTCTTCCAAAAAAATGGTGAAGGGTGTTGTGACCCCCTTATGTGAAGGGTGTTGTGACCCCGTTACGTGAAGAGTGTCGTGACCCTGTcagactctacctctctctccaggtggacCAGGAAGTCCAGGCATGCCTATGGAGAGACAACAGGGATCGGGTTCATCACCATACTGTACACACCAAAGACAACTTCAACTAGCCTGTAAAGTGCTCTGCAGTCTGATCTGGCTTAAAGTGGCACTTTATTACAAAATCAGTCtatgttattgtttttttttttatttttatcaaagGCTAACAGCAGGAAATATACCGGATTGGGCTTTCACattataccccagccccagttaTGTTTGGCAACTGGTACAGACGAAGCCTGTTTGTAGGAGTAGGAGGGTTTATCTAACCGAGGTAATTTAGAGTTCTTTGTTCTCCATCATCACTCATTACCTCCAGAAGGCCCAACAGGCCCACGAGGGCCAGGAATGCCAGGAATCCCAGGCAATCCTCTAGGACCCTGGCATTCACACTCCTTTGTCTGGCCTGGCAGAACCAGcagggagagaacacagagcCCCAAAGTCAGAGGTCTGCTCAGAGCCATAACCTAAAACATCAGGGAGAAGAACACAGAGCCCCAAAGTCAGAGGTCTGCTCAGAGCCATAACCTAAAACATCAGGGAGAAGAACACAGAGCCCCAAAGTCAGAGGTCTGCTCAGAGCCATAACCTAAAACATCAGGGAGAAGACACAGAGCCCCAAAGTCAGAGGTCTGCTCAGAGCCATAACCTAAAACATCAGGGAGAAGAACACAGAGACCCAAAGGGACAGTAAATCACTGGTGTCATACAAACAGAAGAACAGGAAACATCTGCTTATAAAGTACAGGATGGGAACCTTTACTGTCAATGGGATCGACAAGAATACAAAGCTGTTGAAAAGCAGCATGTAGAATATGTGAATGTGTCATTTCAACAGCTTGACTCTGCCACTTTGTTGCCAGTTGAGGGATGGAACGGAAATATAACCTTTCTCAAATGAGACAGATGGAACTATTGATGACAGGACTAACAGGAGATCAACATGCTAGTTTAAACAGAAGCTATTGGTGTGTTTACAAAGACTCAAATAGAAACAGCAACAGAACCAGTGAAGTAATAGGAACATCGATTGAGGACAGGATAACACAGTTAGAATCAGCTCATAACACATTGATCATCTATATTCTTCCATAAATCGATGGTTGTAATGATTGAAATGACAGTTGAACATCCGTACAGTTTACAtattgtgcctttaaactgcaGTAATATAATTAAGACAAAAACTAAACAAGTGGGAACCATACCTCTTGAGTTGATGTGCTGGGAATGGATGTGATGTTCCTGCTTTGCAACAGAATGATAGAGAAATGGGTTTTGGTGCAGCAACTTATAAAGACATTGGTAAACAACACGTCACTTTGAAGGATTCATTATTATCGGGAAGTACTTGTGAAGTTCATTTACAGTTTACTGGAAAAGAGACAAACTTGGAATGTAATACCCAGAGTGCCCTGTCAATGTTCACATTTATCACAAAATACTGATGCACGTGGAATCATCTAGCAAGAACACAAACAAATCTCTGACATCCATTGCGCAAATTCCACTTTAGTTCCATTCCACTTCTGGTGAGTTTGAGTAAGGAAGTCTTGTTTTTTGTTATCACGTTAGGCCCTAGTCCAATGTTATCACGTTAGGCCCTAGTCCAGTGTTATCACATTAGGCCCTAGTCCAGTGTTATCATGTTAGGCCCTAGTCCAGTGTATCACGTTAGGCCCTAGTCCAGTGTGATCACATTAGGCCCTAGTCCAATGTTATCACGTTAGGCCCTAGTCCAGTGTTATCACGTTAGGCCCTAGTCCAGTGCTATCACGTTAGGCCCTAGTCCAGTGTTATCATGTTAGGCCCTAGTCCAGTGTTATCACGTTAGGCCCTAGTCCAGAGTTATCACGTTAGGCCCTAGTTCAAGGTTATCACGTTAGGCCCTAGTCCAATGTTATCACGTTAGGCCCTAGTCCAATGTTATCACGTTAGGCCCTAGTCCAATGTTATCACGTTAGGCCCTAGTCCAGTGTTATCACGTTAGGCCCTAGTCCAGTGTTATCACGTTAGGCCCTAGTCCAGTGTTATCACGTTAGGCCCTAGTCCAGTGTTATCACGTTAGGCCCTAGTCCAGTGTTATCATGTTAGGCCCTAGTCCAGTGTTATCACGTTAGGCCCTAGTCCAGTGTTATCACGTTAGGCCCTAGTCCAGTGTTATCACGTTAGGCCCTAGTACAATGTTATCACGTTAGGCCCTAGTACAATGTTATCATGTTAGGCCCTAGTACAATGTTATCACGTTAGGCCCTAGTCCAATGTTATCACGTTAGGCCCTAGTCCAATGTTATCACGTTATTCCCTAGTCCAATGTTATCACGTTAGGCCCTAGTCCAATCTTATGACGTTAGGCCCTAGTCCAGTGTTATCACGTTAGGCCCTAGTCCAGTGTTATCACGTTAGGCCCTAGTCCAATGTTATCACGTTAGGCCCTAGTCCAATGTTATCACATTAGGCCCTAGTCCAATGTTATCACGTTAGGCCCTAGTCCAATGTTATCACATTAGGCCCTAGTCCAATGTTATCACGTTAGGCCCTAGTCCAATGTTATCACATTAGGCCCTAGTACAATGTTATCATGTTAGGCCCTAGTCCAGTGTTATCACATTAGGCCCTAGTACAATGTTATCACGTTAGGCCCTAGTCCAATGTTATCACATTAGGCCCTAGTCCAATGTTATCACATTAGGCCCTAGTACAATGTTATCACGTTAGGCCCTAGTCCAGTGTTATCACATTAGGCCCTAGTACAATGTTATCACGTTAGGCCCTAGTCCAATGTTATCACATTAGGCCCTAGTCCAATGTT
It encodes:
- the LOC112241062 gene encoding pulmonary surfactant-associated protein D-like, which gives rise to MALSRPLTLGLCVLSLLVLPGQTKECECQGPRGLPGIPGIPGPRGPVGPSGGMPGLPGPPGERGPPGPPELSGVPCLVGRDERVPGPPGPPGPPGPAGATDLDLEPLQESLVKLELAINYDFTRRVDKKYFVSHKRPGSFDDAVQFCTKRGLVLALPKNREENIALTQVFEGALKNAWLNVDNRKEGKFQVDLKGHPLTFSKWGDGEPKVPDGDRGCTMLTESGAWQVTYDCSFNAYIVCEI